The Raphanus sativus cultivar WK10039 chromosome 6, ASM80110v3, whole genome shotgun sequence sequence CAActaactttattttattataacgATTAAGCAAACGATAACTATCATAACAATTCTAAAGTTTTCAAAtctattttagtttatatgattCACAGGTTTTACATAACTTAAAATATGAACATTAACattgtttttcttaatttaatagaAGTATCAAGAAATTTCTCTCAACAATTTTTCTATAATGTTTTTGCTTCTATTCATGTAGAATTTCAGcgtgtttattttattttattttaattgaagtgaaataaaaagataaagatATATGAAAGAATGGGTGAAAAACTtacaatatatcttaaaataatatattagtatatacatattttaatatttaacaataaCGAATAGAGGTGAGTATTGCTGAGGAAAATGAGATTTTCAATTCATTATGcataagttttcaaaaaaaaatatgagagattttaacataaataaactttttaatcaaacataaataaactATGAAATGATTCTCCCATCTATCAAAATTCCGACTGGCTGATTTGAAAAGACGGAAAATTCAgcataaatcatatatataaattgaaatttCGTAATCAAACTAGATTCTCTCAATGTTGGGATTCTCATGGGCACATGTCCCTCTGGCCCCTCTATATGAGCATTCTGCTTCATCTAACAAACCGTTTTGCTGAACAAAATCTCTCAGGGTTCTTCGATCTTCCAAaaaaaactagattctgacTCATTTCTTAAAAGactagtatattttatgttttatattttttctagaatttatttattatatttatatatctattgttttatctttaaataaataaaagataatagtTGGAGTAAACCTATATTACTAAGTTATGTTCTTAATTTAATAGAACATGTGAtataatatttaagaaaatagaaaGGATAAAATAACAAGCTAACTCACAAATTAGTTGGGACTACCCTAGTATTAGTAATTGCCGAGACATGAATCATGGAGCTAACCAACATGAGAGCAGTATTGCTGATAACGTTGTTGATTGTTCTTTCTATGCTTAAGTGTTAACAAAAATATCCAGAACCAAAGACTAGTCTGAAAAAGGCTGGAAAATAAACAAATGAGGAATTGatctaatgattttttttttaacgtaaGACAACTCTGATTAATTTGGCAGTTGTTCACTTTAACATCAGATTAATTAAGCAGATTTGTAAATAATACAGTTTTGTTTTGAACTAACCTAGAGTTTTTTAATGAGAAAAGAAGCCCAGTGCTCTATGCGAGACTAAATTGTAGTAGAACCAATTTGGATTTCTCTTATGAACGCAAAAAGGCAGAAATAATCAACCTTGTTCTTTTAAACCTTCATTTAATCGGGTCCGAATCCAGATTGTGGCACAACGACAATGTTtatagggaaaattgccaatagagaacaaaaaaataagggtgttgtccctttggtataaattcatttttgtccattttttctcttttctaccctttgtatttctgaaaactaatgaaaaaaatatttttgtgaatcaaaaaaatattaaaaatataaataattaataaaacacctatatacacaagctggtattttttcttttttcaaaaagttaataaataaaaatttgaaaatacgttctactaaatgtagaatgtgccttctacggaaaatggtatagtagaaagcgatttctaaaataaacacgttcatctactatttttagaatgtacattctactatttactaattttctaaaaaagtggaatgcgcattctactaattctaaagctatctacttttcgtcgagaagcatcttctacttttattaagtattctaaatttcgcagaatgtattttctaaaatgtactcttccgtctactaaaagtagaaagcatgttctagatttttgtcaatcttctaaacttttagaatgcgccttctacggataagattatctgatttttgcgaaaattaatgaaaatttcagttaaggaaatattctaaaaatctcctaaaaatattctaacttcctaaaacgtgttattttcgattttacttgtgaaaagtttttaaaaaataattctctcttgtcttcttcattaatctatggtttttccacagtttttcttttgatttttttcacaaattcttgttctctatgatacatatctatacaacatgtggtgttttgaaattatttgtaattttttgtaaagttttatttttatttttataaagtttgcaaattttatttttattaaaagttttattaaaaacatttttaaaagttctattttaattaaaaagttagataaaatttaaaaggttataaccattttaaactttttataaaaataaaactttctaaaatgttttttataaagttagtttaaagtttttatgaatttgtttttgtaaagttttatttttatttttataaagtttaatttttttatttaattaaagttttattaaaaacgtttaaaactttttataaaaataaaaatttgtaaaatgtttttaataagtttatttaatgtttttattaaaaaaaattgtaaattatttttatttttacaaagtctattttttaaaaaaaattaaaccttttattttattttccctttttaaaacgttttaaattaaatttctaaaaaaatcttttagtttaatgtgtttaataaaaactttaaccaaactttataaaatttgtaaactttataaaaataaaaataaaactttacaaaaagttattaataaaaagtttaaacaaaatttataaaaatacattttaaatttctttatttttattaaaatttttgataaaattaaaaagtttataaatattttaaacttttaataaaaaataaaactttgtaaagtgttgatttaactttttttgttaattgtaaattattttatttttatttttattaagttttacaaagtttatttttattaaaaaaatttaaaagtttttagttttatttttcctttttaaacgtttttaattattatttgttttaaattatattagcttaatgtgtttaattagattaatcaagggttagttttgggattatgaaagaaattatactaaaaagacaactaaataatggttttataccatagggacaaccatgctgaatttttgttccgttttggtaATTTTCCCATGTTTATACAAATCATTGATCTGGTCCAGATATAATCGAACTATACCGTCAAATAAAAATCACCAAAACGTAGAACATAGGTTATCAGACTATTGGATCGAGCGACACGATTTAAGGGGCTTAAAATTTAGAAGTTCCGATAAAATCTATGTAGGGTAGTCTCCATTGTCATCGACTAATGGGCTTTTCAGTGAATGGGCTTCATCGAGAGAACTTGGGGGACCAACGTCTTTCTGTTTTGCTAAATCGACAAAAGAGATCACTAGACACAAAGAAACACCTTAAATGAAGACACCAACCATTAGGACCaaagaaagaataaaaatgCAACGTCACTGAAAATACAGACACCACAAAAGCATAAAGGTAAAGAGACCAATCACAGGAGATAACGCTGAGATAAGGCTTCTTACATCTACCATCACATATTCACGttattatttattctatttaaaaaaactatatgttaTAACATTTCATCACTCGCCAAGccgaaacaaatcaaaatgGCTACCACCACTGCAGCTGCAGCCTCTGGTATCTTTGGAATCCGGATCCAAGATCCAAGTTCCGGAGCCGGTAGAGTCCAAGCCAAGTTCAATTTCAGCTTCGGGAAAAAGAAAGCAGCTCCACCTCCGAAGAAAACCAAACAGGTCCAAAACGAAGGAGACCGACTAGTTTGGTTCCCCGGCGCAAACCCGCCGGAATGGCTAGACGGATcgatgatcggagaccgtggattCGACCCCTTCGGTTTAGGTAAACCGGCTGAGTATCTTCAGTACGATTTCGACGGGCTTGATCAAAACCTCGCGAAGAACGTGGCGGGTGAAATCCTTGGGGTCAGGCAGGAATCGAAGGAGATCAATCCGACGCCGTTTCAGCCATACACTGAAGTGTTCGGGATCGAACGTTTCAGAGAATGCGAGCTTATCCATGGAAGGTGGGCCATGCTTGGTGTTCTTGGGGCTCTTGCCGTCGAAGGTCTCACCGGCATCGCCTGGCAAGACGCCGGAAAGGTACGTTCATTTCTATCGTCACTAATGTAGTTGTCCACGTGTCAGTCGTTGGAACTAggataattaattataaataagaaGATGACAACGTTCTGCATGATCGACAAGAGTCGTTTAAGTATTAAAAGCATAGCAAAGTGTCCGAACATTGCATATCTGGAACATATAGTTGGTTCAGTTCGGTTGAAACAAAACtcagtttaataatataataactatataaatatatagttgatcaaaaaaacactatataaatatataatgctAGTTAACATAATATATTCTATTACTATAATTTAATGCATTTTATATGGTTAAATTGTAAGcatcatattttgttttgttttttggttcggtttgtttCTTGTTGTCACACACCTACTAGGTGGAACTGGTGGAAGGTTCGTCGTATTTGGGACAGCCATTGCCGTTTTCCTTGACGACATTGATATGGATCGAGGTGTTAGTGGTTGGTTACATCGAGTTCCAGCGTAACGCTGAGCTGGATCCGGAGAAACGTATTTACCCGGGTGGGTATTTTGACCCGTTAGGACTCGCGGCTGACCCAGCGAAGTTGGATACCTTGAAGCTGGCTGAGATCAAACACTCACGTCTCGCCATGATCGCATTCCTCATCTTTTCACTTCAGGCGGCCTTTACCGGCAAAGGCCCCATCAGCTTCCTCGCTACTTTTAGCAGCTAAAATGAGCCTTTCTATCTTTGTGTTTCTATGTATGTTTTCTGAAACcatctaaaactaaaaatgtatGTTTATCTTAAAGAGGCTGTGATGTACTCTATCGACCGTGTTAAATCCGAACGAGTTTGTTATTGTTTTGGTGTTATTGGAATTGGGTTATCATATACTACAATGCACCACCTATTGATAGATCTCAACACAGATGATGGGCCGTAAAGAAGCCTAATGCTCAAATTTGGAGGCCTGTTATCTTGTTTTTGAGAGAATCtatctatataaaaaaatgttctcTCTTTCCTCCTGATGACACGTCATCAAGTTGTTTAACGATAGCGCGACACGCGTCCAAACGCAGGCGGTATTGTCGTTTCATTTGTGCGTTTATCTCTTGGGCTGGCAGTGTGTGTTTGGGCCTCTTTTTGTTACTTTTTCATCTATTATCGCCCCAGGTGCAACATAAGGGAGAAACCCTAATTCATTTGGCAGaaacgaagaaaaaaaaaaaaccagactTCTCTCTCCCTTCTTCGACGGCGCTGCAGCCTCCCCTGTCGATCCAGCTTCTTGCGCATGAACGGCTTCTTAATCATCCCCCTTAACGCGACGTCTTCAATGCTCTTCGTGTACCCTAAGCTCCGAATCGTAGTATATATAGGTGTGAAGTTTCTTCTCTTCACCTCATCCTCCCTTGCAAAGTATTTACATTAATCCTCTATTATTTCGAGATGGCTAACACCAGAGTCTTCTTCTCCGACCTGAAGTCCGGCCGGTGCAGCTCCTTCGTGGAGGCCAGGCTGCTCCGGTTCTGGGAGGCGAGGAACATCAAGCGTGGTGGTGAATTGATGTGGGTCAACATGCTTTTCGTCGATGTTAACGTAAGTCTCCTCACCGGAAAAAAGattctaagaaaaaaatgattactCCGGCGAGCATCTCATGTTTGATCGTGTTTTCGTCATTGTTGTCGTTGGATTTCTATTCGTTGTCTATGTTTTCCTCTCAGATTCTCCTACTGATTTTGTGTTTTTGCTCTGGTTTTGATGACGTCGGAGTCTACCATGATGCAAGCGAGTATCAGTGCCAGCCGGCTCTCAAGGTTTCAGTCTAAGCTCGCCGCCGGAAAGATGTTCTCTGTTTCCGGTTTTGATGTGTCACGATGTGCTATGAATTTCCGGTTATCCGACTCTCCTCTGATGTTCCGGTTTAATGACACGACAAAGTTTGAGGAGTTGATTGAACCGGTATCGCCGTTGCCTCTGGAGTGCTTTCGTTTCCGCAATCAGACCGAACTGGTGGGATTAGCCAACACCAACACGCAGCTGCCAGGTGGAGTTCATTAGTCCAATTTGATCTTATTTGTTTTCTACTTGTCTAACTTCCTACATGTTTTGCTCCGTCGTAGACATCATCGGTGAGATCACCTTGGTGAAGAGTACGGTGTGTGATACGCCCGGAGAGAAGAATCATGTAATGGCAACCATCAGGCTTGATAGGTATCTATTGACATTCCAGAATTTTCCATTTAGATAAAAATTGTGAATTTTATTTCCAAGACACTGACTTTCCTGTTTTCTCGCGTACAACCATTGTTC is a genomic window containing:
- the LOC108806420 gene encoding chlorophyll a-b binding protein CP29.3, chloroplastic; the protein is MATTTAAAASGIFGIRIQDPSSGAGRVQAKFNFSFGKKKAAPPPKKTKQVQNEGDRLVWFPGANPPEWLDGSMIGDRGFDPFGLGKPAEYLQYDFDGLDQNLAKNVAGEILGVRQESKEINPTPFQPYTEVFGIERFRECELIHGRWAMLGVLGALAVEGLTGIAWQDAGKVELVEGSSYLGQPLPFSLTTLIWIEVLVVGYIEFQRNAELDPEKRIYPGGYFDPLGLAADPAKLDTLKLAEIKHSRLAMIAFLIFSLQAAFTGKGPISFLATFSS
- the LOC108830889 gene encoding uncharacterized protein LOC108830889 isoform X2 is translated as MANTRVFFSDLKSGRCSSFVEARLLRFWEARNIKRGGELMWVNMLFVDVNSTMMQASISASRLSRFQSKLAAGKMFSVSGFDVSRCAMNFRLSDSPLMFRFNDTTKFEELIEPVSPLPLECFRFRNQTELVGLANTNTQLPDIIGEITLVKSTVCDTPGEKNHVMATIRLDSDTTVTLSFFDAQAVAFHRKLEDMNGDPRVIVATSVNPKMVGVKRTLHEVPIIKRRTYGTNMILIMPPRSCNLKDRKKRCTKCFYYKEMEKFLELVYRG
- the LOC108830889 gene encoding uncharacterized protein LOC108830889 isoform X1, yielding MANTRVFFSDLKSGRCSSFVEARLLRFWEARNIKRGGELMWVNMLFVDVNSTMMQASISASRLSRFQSKLAAGKMFSVSGFDVSRCAMNFRLSDSPLMFRFNDTTKFEELIEPVSPLPLECFRFRNQTELVGLANTNTQLPDIIGEITLVKSTVCDTPGEKNHVMATIRLDSDTTVTLSFFDAQAVAFHRKLEDMNGDPRVIVATSVNPKMVGGTVLTDPKFSCYYIIVVLTMLVSKQVKRTLHEVPIIKRRTYGTNMILIMPPRSCNLKDRKKRCTKCFYYKEMEKFLELVYRG
- the LOC108830889 gene encoding uncharacterized protein LOC108830889 isoform X4, whose protein sequence is MANTRVFFSDLKSGRCSSFVEARLLRFWEARNIKRGGELMWVNMLFVDVNSTMMQASISASRLSRFQSKLAAGKMFSVSGFDVSRCAMNFRLSDSPLMFRFNDTTKFEELIEPVSPLPLECFRFRNQTELVGLANTNTQLPDIIGEITLVKSTVCDTPGEKNHVMATIRLDSDTTVTLSFFDAQAVAFHRKLEDMNGDPRVIVATSVNPKMVGAS
- the LOC108830889 gene encoding uncharacterized protein LOC108830889 isoform X3, coding for MWVNMLFVDVNSTMMQASISASRLSRFQSKLAAGKMFSVSGFDVSRCAMNFRLSDSPLMFRFNDTTKFEELIEPVSPLPLECFRFRNQTELVGLANTNTQLPDIIGEITLVKSTVCDTPGEKNHVMATIRLDSDTTVTLSFFDAQAVAFHRKLEDMNGDPRVIVATSVNPKMVGGTVLTDPKFSCYYIIVVLTMLVSKQVKRTLHEVPIIKRRTYGTNMILIMPPRSCNLKDRKKRCTKCFYYKEMEKFLELVYRG